The following coding sequences lie in one Mesorhizobium sp. NZP2298 genomic window:
- a CDS encoding SDR family oxidoreductase, with protein sequence MQSFRGKAVVITGGTQGVGLATARLLVQRGASSVTICGRNTVNGKAAEEELRGLGASALFVQADLSRPDDCFKVIDQSEAAFGRLDTLINCCGATTRGTLESTTPDLWDYLFAVNVRAPFLLIQRSVPIMRRGGRGGAIANIGSIAAYGGQPYITAYCAAKAALLILTKNLANSLRWDRIRVNALNIGWTATPTEHELQANFHGLGEDWLERVSAAQPFGRLLSPEDVAKALAFLASDESGLMTGSIVDFDQRVIGATDDNPIGADRPEHGNDVASAHVA encoded by the coding sequence ATGCAGTCGTTCCGCGGCAAGGCCGTCGTCATTACCGGAGGCACCCAGGGCGTCGGGCTGGCCACCGCCCGTCTGCTGGTCCAACGGGGGGCCTCGTCCGTAACGATCTGTGGACGCAACACGGTCAATGGCAAGGCGGCAGAAGAGGAACTGCGTGGGCTTGGCGCCAGCGCCCTGTTCGTCCAAGCGGATCTTTCCCGGCCAGACGATTGCTTCAAGGTAATCGATCAGTCCGAAGCGGCATTCGGCCGGCTTGACACGCTCATCAACTGTTGCGGCGCCACGACCCGGGGCACGCTGGAGTCGACCACGCCCGATCTATGGGACTATCTGTTTGCGGTGAACGTGAGAGCCCCGTTCCTGCTCATACAGCGCAGCGTTCCGATAATGCGTCGCGGCGGCAGGGGCGGCGCCATCGCCAACATTGGCTCGATCGCGGCCTATGGCGGTCAGCCATACATAACAGCATACTGCGCAGCCAAGGCCGCGCTGCTCATCTTGACCAAGAACCTCGCCAATTCGCTGCGGTGGGACCGTATCCGGGTCAACGCTCTCAACATCGGCTGGACCGCAACGCCCACCGAACATGAGCTACAGGCAAATTTCCATGGACTTGGGGAGGATTGGCTGGAGCGTGTCTCGGCAGCGCAGCCATTTGGCCGGCTGCTTTCACCGGAGGATGTCGCGAAGGCTCTTGCGTTCCTGGCCTCCGACGAGTCCGGCCTGATGACCGGATCCATAGTCGACTTCGATCAGAGGGTGATCGGGGCTACAGACGACAACCCTATCGGTGCGGACCGTCCGGAGCACGGCAATGATGTCGCCAGCGCACACGTCGCATAG
- a CDS encoding ABC transporter permease, which translates to MLVVVLSIATPGFLSAANLRGIVEQVAVVSIVALAVNQVILAGEIDVSTGSVVAVCAFVYGNIAEMSGGSLVPFLGALATGLLLGLINGVVSTYGRVPSIITTLGALFVYRGLVLLLAGAQVLNLAADSRGFGQGSLLAIPVAIPVAIVVLIGLCLAMDILARHTTLGRNVYAVGGNPRAARMIGLPVSLVRTATFALTGLCCGLAASVMIGQIGQLQATAATGLELKVVAAVVLGGTSIAGGKGSTFAPVIGALLVGVILNAMTLNRVPGTFELLVLGALILLAVSVEGIRSRLRERRPTE; encoded by the coding sequence GTGCTGGTCGTGGTGCTTTCGATCGCGACGCCCGGCTTTCTTTCGGCTGCCAACCTGCGCGGCATCGTCGAACAGGTAGCGGTTGTTTCCATCGTCGCACTCGCCGTCAACCAGGTCATCCTGGCCGGGGAGATCGATGTTTCGACCGGCTCGGTCGTCGCCGTCTGTGCGTTCGTGTACGGTAATATCGCGGAGATGTCCGGCGGATCGCTGGTTCCATTCCTGGGCGCGCTGGCCACAGGTCTTCTCCTGGGTCTCATCAACGGCGTTGTCTCCACCTACGGACGAGTACCGTCGATCATCACCACGCTGGGCGCCCTCTTCGTCTATCGTGGGCTGGTGCTGCTTCTTGCGGGCGCCCAGGTTCTCAACCTCGCCGCAGACTCCCGCGGTTTTGGCCAGGGCAGCCTGCTCGCAATCCCGGTCGCAATCCCGGTCGCGATCGTGGTCCTGATCGGCCTTTGCCTGGCAATGGATATTCTTGCCCGCCATACAACGCTCGGCAGGAACGTGTACGCGGTCGGGGGCAATCCGCGTGCCGCACGCATGATCGGCCTGCCGGTCAGTCTCGTGCGCACGGCCACCTTCGCGCTGACCGGACTCTGCTGCGGCCTGGCGGCATCCGTCATGATCGGCCAGATCGGCCAGTTGCAGGCGACCGCGGCGACGGGCCTCGAACTGAAGGTCGTGGCTGCGGTGGTTCTTGGCGGAACCAGCATCGCGGGTGGCAAGGGCTCGACATTCGCCCCCGTGATCGGAGCCCTTCTGGTTGGCGTCATCCTCAACGCGATGACCCTCAATCGTGTGCCCGGCACATTTGAACTGCTGGTGCTTGGAGCCCTCATCCTGCTTGCCGTCAGCGTAGAAGGCATTCGTTC
- a CDS encoding winged helix-turn-helix domain-containing protein has protein sequence MHHAFGQFELDEAARKLSLSGVGQKIQPLVYDLLVYLVRNAGRVVPKDELMDALWPDVIVTEASLQRVVSLARKALAAGGLQDAIHSYVRHGYRFAIDDPGLGYARPASLRGDDTLAKARKLAALRDWGAAARLFANLADDEGLSPADVDLWALVVECGGRPTEAIPVLNRAVTAHVEAGDFARAARSAITLAKIQAERGSGAVAEGWLERAASLLSQSKDDSTQAYLLWMRSRLASSGGRPEEALRLASAAHAIAENCDDPGLRALTLTYKGFFNLALGKIAEGSEQQNHAAAIALSSQVDPITGSLVYCNILWSCRTYADWPRARQWSEGFESWCTVSFAQTSGACDLHRAEVVAAQQVLPEALTCINEALPKLSLEESWSLGEGFRVRGDIFAMIGDLRSARADYDQAYALGWDAEPGNAVLLFETGDLDGALAAIDRALQGTSWFHLQRRGNLLVNAACIAARGGRSDQASIYLKEIDAQPERWRQPATQALIAETKAALCEPGDPNGNRLLLLARQLWTSAGVDYHAARVRLQLASALLRSGDISGAKVEITAAERSARHLGSRRLEQEAATLRHDFSRESQPVGDRSMQELTR, from the coding sequence ATGCATCACGCATTCGGACAATTCGAACTTGATGAAGCTGCCCGCAAGCTGTCGCTAAGCGGCGTTGGGCAGAAAATCCAGCCGCTTGTCTATGATTTGCTGGTGTACTTGGTGCGCAACGCCGGCAGGGTCGTACCCAAGGACGAGTTGATGGACGCTCTCTGGCCGGATGTCATCGTGACTGAAGCATCGCTTCAGCGCGTGGTCAGCCTCGCCCGCAAGGCGCTTGCGGCAGGCGGCCTGCAGGACGCGATTCACAGCTACGTTCGCCACGGCTACCGCTTCGCCATCGACGATCCGGGACTGGGCTACGCGCGGCCTGCCTCTCTGCGAGGGGACGACACGCTTGCCAAGGCGCGCAAGCTGGCAGCCTTGCGCGATTGGGGCGCGGCTGCAAGACTTTTTGCGAATTTGGCGGACGATGAAGGTCTCTCTCCTGCTGACGTCGATCTCTGGGCGCTGGTCGTCGAATGTGGCGGGCGGCCAACCGAGGCGATCCCCGTGCTGAACCGCGCGGTGACAGCTCATGTCGAGGCTGGCGACTTCGCCCGCGCCGCCAGGTCCGCTATCACACTCGCAAAGATCCAGGCCGAGCGCGGATCAGGTGCCGTAGCCGAGGGATGGCTGGAACGTGCAGCGTCGCTCCTTTCCCAGTCAAAAGACGATAGCACGCAGGCATATCTGCTGTGGATGAGGTCACGCCTGGCATCTTCCGGCGGCCGGCCTGAGGAAGCGCTGAGACTGGCATCAGCCGCTCACGCGATAGCCGAGAATTGCGACGATCCCGGCCTGCGGGCTCTGACTTTGACGTATAAGGGATTTTTCAATCTCGCCCTCGGCAAGATCGCGGAGGGCAGCGAGCAGCAGAATCATGCGGCGGCGATCGCCTTGTCGAGCCAGGTTGACCCGATCACCGGTAGCCTTGTTTATTGCAATATCCTCTGGAGCTGCAGGACATATGCCGATTGGCCTCGTGCCCGCCAGTGGAGCGAAGGCTTTGAAAGTTGGTGCACCGTAAGTTTTGCGCAGACCTCGGGTGCGTGTGACCTTCATCGTGCTGAAGTGGTCGCGGCGCAGCAGGTATTGCCGGAAGCCCTGACTTGCATAAACGAAGCGCTGCCCAAGCTCTCCTTGGAGGAATCCTGGTCGCTCGGCGAAGGCTTCCGTGTCCGCGGCGATATCTTCGCCATGATCGGCGACCTTAGATCAGCGCGCGCCGACTACGATCAGGCTTATGCGCTCGGCTGGGATGCGGAGCCGGGCAATGCTGTGCTTCTATTCGAAACCGGCGATCTGGACGGGGCGCTTGCCGCAATCGACCGGGCTCTGCAGGGGACGTCGTGGTTCCATCTGCAGCGACGCGGAAACCTGTTGGTGAACGCGGCCTGCATTGCAGCACGCGGCGGGCGCTCTGACCAGGCGTCAATCTATCTCAAAGAAATCGATGCGCAGCCAGAACGCTGGCGGCAACCGGCAACGCAGGCATTGATAGCCGAAACCAAGGCAGCACTTTGCGAGCCAGGCGACCCAAACGGAAATCGGCTTCTGCTATTGGCCCGGCAGCTCTGGACCAGTGCAGGCGTCGATTATCACGCGGCAAGGGTTCGGCTGCAACTCGCCAGTGCCCTGTTGCGTTCGGGCGACATCAGCGGAGCGAAAGTGGAAATCACTGCGGCGGAGAGATCGGCCCGCC
- a CDS encoding helix-turn-helix transcriptional regulator — MSEPDRIVRLKTVLARTGLSRSTIYRKIAEGTFPAQVKISVNGAGWRESEVNRWVDDPVMWCVRTRQNNSD, encoded by the coding sequence ATGTCCGAGCCGGATCGTATCGTTCGCCTCAAAACCGTCCTTGCCCGGACCGGGCTGTCTCGCTCAACCATCTATCGCAAGATCGCCGAAGGCACGTTCCCGGCTCAGGTCAAGATCAGTGTCAACGGGGCCGGCTGGCGGGAATCAGAAGTTAATCGGTGGGTTGACGATCCAGTTATGTGGTGCGTCAGGACGCGGCAAAACAATAGCGACTAG
- a CDS encoding LacI family DNA-binding transcriptional regulator yields the protein MKQPNRRPNAVDVARLAGVSKSTVSRAFTEDSSINALKKQRIIEAARQLGYRPNAMARSLRTTRSNLVGILLEEFTNPIFLRILELITAKLQEHGLHAITVNASKDHSLSEAMELVMQYRIDGLIVSSDMPLKIEYECAQMNIPVVAFARSDRRIENTLSVSLDEFHAGRMAARHLLEQGYRAPAFIGGFPGVSVSLDRHAGFRDHLAEEGLRVVAVEYAGDNTYDRGLAAGKALLEGPTRPDSVFCVNDQVAVGVIDAARFLGLSVPEDLGVIGVDDIWMARTAQYDLTTVLQPLEAMADALIALLMGRETGTDQSTQFEGTLVPRGSTRRKA from the coding sequence ATGAAACAACCAAACCGGAGGCCCAACGCCGTCGATGTGGCGAGACTGGCCGGGGTATCAAAGTCGACGGTCTCGCGCGCCTTTACCGAAGACAGCAGCATCAATGCCCTTAAGAAGCAGCGCATCATCGAGGCCGCCCGGCAATTGGGATACCGTCCCAATGCCATGGCCCGGAGCCTGCGAACGACCCGCTCGAACCTGGTGGGCATTCTCCTGGAGGAGTTCACGAATCCGATTTTCCTGCGGATTCTCGAACTCATCACCGCAAAGCTCCAGGAACATGGCCTGCACGCCATAACGGTCAACGCCTCGAAGGATCATAGCCTTTCCGAGGCCATGGAGCTCGTTATGCAGTACCGGATAGACGGTCTGATCGTCTCGTCCGACATGCCTCTGAAGATCGAATACGAGTGCGCGCAGATGAACATTCCAGTTGTCGCTTTTGCACGCAGCGACAGAAGGATCGAAAACACGCTCAGCGTCTCCCTTGACGAATTCCACGCCGGACGGATGGCGGCACGGCACCTTCTGGAACAAGGGTATCGCGCTCCGGCCTTCATAGGCGGGTTTCCCGGTGTTTCGGTATCGCTGGACCGGCACGCAGGCTTCCGCGATCACCTTGCGGAAGAGGGGCTTCGCGTGGTCGCGGTCGAATACGCAGGCGACAATACCTACGACCGGGGACTTGCAGCCGGCAAAGCCCTGCTTGAGGGACCCACCCGGCCGGACTCGGTCTTCTGCGTCAATGACCAGGTCGCTGTTGGCGTGATCGACGCCGCTAGATTTCTCGGTCTGTCCGTACCGGAAGACCTTGGGGTGATCGGCGTCGACGACATCTGGATGGCACGGACGGCCCAGTACGACCTGACCACCGTCCTGCAGCCTCTGGAGGCCATGGCCGACGCCCTGATTGCACTGTTGATGGGACGGGAGACAGGGACGGACCAATCAACCCAGTTCGAAGGCACACTGGTGCCGCGCGGTTCAACCCGAAGAAAAGCCTGA
- a CDS encoding sugar ABC transporter ATP-binding protein, whose product MMSPAHTSHSPAYALRGMGKSFGGIFACRGVDIEVNPSEVIAIAGENGAGKSTTVKCLYGLYAPDEGFVEIAGQRVRMSSPREGEAHGISMIPQELDLFPELSIVENLFVGRDRPRTFWGGFDWAAMRRRASEILASLGVSFDVTLPVRALSAANGKLVEVARALNREARLIIMDEPTAALTEREADRLFSVVRGLTAKGVSVIYITHRLDEIFQISDRIVVLRDGGMVTSGPTRDFTVASLVQAMVGRSLDQLYARRYHVIGADILSVEGLSRTGSFRDISFTLRGGEILGISGLIGAGRSELARAIYGFDPADSGTILVDGKPVRIRSVKGALAQGIAYLPEERRSQGLILPMSIAGNISFAILGRLSRLGFVARRRERAFALESSRRFRIVGAELEAPVEVLSGGNQQKVLLAKTLASDPRIIILDEPARGVDIGAKAEIYALIEGLAQAGKGVVLISSEMNEVLSLSDRILVMHEGSITGAFDRDQFSAEAIGAAAAGQEYSHVA is encoded by the coding sequence ATGATGTCGCCAGCGCACACGTCGCATAGCCCGGCCTACGCCCTGAGGGGCATGGGCAAAAGCTTCGGCGGAATATTCGCCTGTCGCGGCGTCGATATCGAGGTGAACCCAAGTGAGGTGATCGCGATCGCCGGAGAGAATGGCGCGGGCAAGAGCACGACGGTCAAGTGTCTCTATGGTCTCTACGCGCCGGATGAAGGTTTTGTCGAGATTGCGGGGCAGCGGGTGCGGATGAGCAGCCCCCGTGAGGGAGAGGCTCACGGCATCTCGATGATACCGCAGGAACTCGACCTTTTCCCCGAACTGTCGATCGTCGAAAATCTCTTCGTCGGTCGTGATCGCCCGCGCACGTTCTGGGGCGGCTTTGACTGGGCCGCCATGCGAAGGCGTGCCAGCGAAATCCTAGCCAGCCTGGGGGTCAGTTTCGATGTGACCCTTCCGGTCAGGGCGCTTTCGGCTGCCAACGGCAAACTGGTGGAGGTCGCCCGGGCGCTCAACCGCGAGGCACGGCTCATCATCATGGACGAGCCGACCGCCGCACTCACGGAGCGCGAGGCCGATCGGCTGTTTTCCGTGGTCAGGGGACTGACGGCAAAAGGTGTCTCCGTCATCTACATCACGCACCGGCTCGACGAGATATTCCAGATCAGCGACCGGATCGTCGTGCTGCGCGATGGTGGAATGGTCACCAGCGGTCCGACCCGGGACTTCACCGTCGCCAGCCTGGTCCAGGCCATGGTCGGCCGATCGCTCGACCAGCTCTATGCGCGCCGGTACCACGTCATCGGTGCCGATATCCTCTCGGTCGAGGGACTTTCTCGGACTGGCAGCTTTCGCGATATATCATTCACCCTGCGCGGCGGCGAAATCCTTGGTATTTCCGGCCTTATCGGTGCGGGACGCAGCGAATTGGCCCGCGCGATCTATGGATTTGACCCGGCGGATTCGGGAACGATCCTCGTTGACGGCAAGCCGGTGAGGATCCGCTCGGTCAAAGGGGCGCTTGCACAGGGGATCGCCTATCTGCCTGAGGAGCGGCGATCGCAGGGATTGATCCTGCCGATGTCGATCGCGGGGAATATCAGCTTCGCAATCCTCGGTCGTCTTTCGAGACTGGGCTTTGTCGCCAGACGCCGGGAGCGCGCATTCGCCCTGGAATCGTCACGGCGCTTCCGAATTGTCGGCGCTGAACTGGAGGCGCCGGTCGAGGTTCTCTCGGGGGGCAACCAGCAGAAGGTCCTGCTGGCCAAGACCCTGGCATCCGATCCGCGGATCATCATCCTCGACGAGCCGGCGCGCGGCGTCGACATCGGTGCAAAGGCCGAGATCTATGCGTTGATCGAAGGGTTGGCCCAGGCCGGAAAGGGCGTGGTGCTGATCTCATCGGAGATGAACGAGGTGCTCTCGCTTTCCGATCGCATCCTGGTGATGCACGAAGGATCCATCACCGGTGCATTCGATCGCGACCAATTCTCCGCCGAAGCCATCGGGGCCGCAGCCGCGGGTCAGGAATATTCCCATGTCGCGTAG